The Mercenaria mercenaria strain notata unplaced genomic scaffold, MADL_Memer_1 contig_4135, whole genome shotgun sequence genome window below encodes:
- the LOC128553633 gene encoding uncharacterized protein LOC128553633 — protein MASGGCENTSDEIFNFKCSPCLANNRTREAITYCVECQGYCCKECTDIHNGLPGLKGHTLLDKSNYKSSSLQAGLPAVPTERCSIHQTKIVDMYCGNHDEVGCTTCMALNHRSCADVQSIPDIVDSKFQTTDVDKIHQTLQDIKMMIEKIIKSKQRLIEDLKKSKTEAVMAIKDFRKDMETILEQLEKESIKELEMKLIEEESKLLEDKKKAETELDGLKKAVNDLKKSKGNKAQQFVSTKMSLKSIAETEDVSHSLQTSVDANISFSFDPAILQFLQQLKTFGSVRHDSATALRSPRTTVYSVKRIENLNIRVQNDNKTCTVYGSCLTEEGSLLIADHSNIKIKRADIVKMSVTDYCCIPSRPNGVCCTSKFEAAVCLENNTIQFVTFGKQMATTRQIKMNHYCFGITHKDNKLYITDSDTSLYIHDMTGNILQTVARDNAGQSLLSFPRTVAFSDVDDKVFVSSWIKGIVIIDGQGNHCQTFTDTELNVASGVCTDCRGNLFVAGYNSNNVIQVGRDRKKMGVIVKTSDGLVKPESICFDTKQCKLLISQHNDTVKVISLQ, from the exons ATGGCGTCTGGTGGGTGTGAAAACACATCAGAtgagatatttaattttaaatgttcacCTTGTCTGGCAAATAACCGAACTAGAGAAGCAATAACATATTGCGTGGAATGTCAGGGATATTGTTGCAAGGAATGTACCGATATTCATAACGGATTACCTGGTTTAAAAGGCCACACGCTTTTAGATAAATCAAATTATAAGTCGTCAAGCCTCCAAGCTGGATTACCAGCAGTACCGACGGAGAGATGTAGCATTCATCAGACAAAGATCGTGGATATGTACTGTGGTAATCATGATGAGGTTGGTTGCACAACATGCATGGCTTTAAACCACAG GTCTTGTGCTGATGTGCAATCCATTCCAGATATTGTCGATAGTAAATTTCAAACGACAGATGTTGACAAAATACACCAAACGTTGCAAGACATAAAAATGATGATAGAGAAAATTATAAAATCTAAACAAAGACTGATAGAAGACTTAAAGAAGTCTAAGACGGAAGCAGTAATGGCGATAAAGGACTTTCGAAAAGACATGGAAACAATTCTTGAACAACTAGAAAAAGAATCGATTAAGGAATTGGAGATGAAGTTAATAGAAGAAGAGTCGAAACTGCTGGAAGACAAGAAGAAAGCAGAAACTGAATTAGATGGTCTGAAAAAAGCAGTGAACGACTTGAAGAAATCAAAAGGAAACAAAGCCCAACAATTTGTCTCGACGAAAATGTCATTGAAAAGTATTGCAGAAACGGAAGACGTATCTCATTCATTGCAAACAAGTGTTGACGCAAATATATCATTTAGCTTTGATCCTGCTATACTGCAATTTCTACAGCAGTTGAAGACGTTTGGGTCGGTCCGACATGATTCTGCCACTGCTTTAAGATCGCCAAGGACAACCGTCTATTCTGTTAAAAGAATCGAGAACTTAAACATTAGAGTCCAGAATGACAACAAAACATGTACTGTGTATGGGTCCTGTTTGACAGAAGAAGGCTCACTACTGATAGCTGATCATAGCAATATTAAGATTAAACGTGCAGATATTGTAAAAATGTCAGTGACAGATTATTGTTGTATTCCTAGTAGACCCAATGGCGTTTGTTGTACAAGTAAATTTGAAGCTGCAGTGTGTCTGGAGAATAACACAATTCAGTTTGTCACCTTTGGCAAGCAAATGGCAACCACCCGTCAAATAAAAATGAACCATTATTGCTTTGGCATTACTCATAAGGATAATAAACTATACATAACTGACAGCGACACGTCGTTATACATACACGACATGACAGGCAACATACTACAGACGGTAGCTCGAGATAACGCCGGGCAAAGTCTGTTGTCATTCCCTCGAACTGTTGCGTTCAGTGATGTTGATGATAAAGTGTTTGTTTCTAGCTGGATTAAAggtatagtaattattgatggacaAGGAAACCACTGTCAGACATTCACTGATACTGAGTTAAACGTAGCGTCTGGAGTTTGTACAGATTGTAGAGGAAATTTGTTTGTGGCTGGGTATAATTCAAATAACGTGATACAGGTAGGGAGAGATAGGAAGAAAATGGGAGTGATCGTGAAAACATCAGATGGACTTGTCAAACCagaatcaatttgttttgacacAAAACAATGCAAATTATTGATTTCACAACACAACGATACTGTCAAAGTTATCTCTTTGCAATAA
- the LOC128553634 gene encoding uncharacterized protein LOC128553634: protein MYCGNHDEVGCTTCMALNHRSCADVQSIPDIVSSKFQTTDVDKIHQKLQDLKMMMAKTMNIRQRLIEDLKKSKTEAVMAIKDFRKEMETILEQLEKESIKELEMKFIEVESKLLEERKKAETESERLKQAVNDLKKSEGNKAQQFVSMKMSLKKIAKMEDVSRSLQTSVDANISFSFDPAILGFLQQLKSFGSVQHDSARSPRTTVYSVKEIENLNIRVQNDKYTCRVFGSCLTVDGSLLLADHNNNKIKRADIVKMSVTDYCSVPAGPYGVWCTSKNEAAVCFHNTIIQFVSIGKQMTTTRQIKLNHCCHGIAYKDDKLYITDNGGSLYIHDMTGNILQTVTQDNAGQNLFSNSRTVAFSDVDDKVFVASWDKGLVIINGQGKHCQTFTDSELKAASGVCTDHRGNVLITGYSSNNVIQIGRDGKKMGVVTNSSHGLKRPLSLCFDTQHSKLTITLENSDVVKIILLQ, encoded by the coding sequence GTCTTGTGCTGATGTGCAATCCATTCCAGATATTGTCAGCAGTAAATTTCAAACGACAGATGTTGATAAAATACACCAAAAGTTGCAAGACTTGAAAATGATGATGGCGAAAACTATGAACATTAGACAAAGACTGATAGAAGACTTAAAGAAGTCTAAGACGGAAGCAGTAATGGCGATAAAGGACTTTCGAAAAGAAATGGAAACAATTCTTGAACAACTAGAAAAAGAATCGATTAAAGAATTGGAGATGAAGTTTATAGAAGTAGAATCCAAATTGCTGGAAGAGAGGAAGAAAGCAGAAACGGAATCAGAACGTCTGAAACAAGCAGTTAACGACTTGAAGAAATCAGAAGGAAACAAAGCGCAACAATTTGTCTCGATGAAAATGTCCttgaaaaaaattgcaaaaatggaaGACGTATCTCGTTCATTGCAAACAAGTGTTGATGCAAATATATCATTTAGCTTTGATCCTGCTATACTGGGATTTCTACAGCAGTTGAAATCTTTTGGATCGGTCCAACATGATTCTGCAAGATCGCCAAGGACAACCGTCTATTCTGTTAAAGAAATCGAGAATTTAAACATCAGAGTCCAGAATGACAAATACACATGTCGTGTGTTTGGATCCTGTCTTACAGTGGATGGATCACTACTGTTAGCAGATCATAACAATAATAAGATTAAACGTGCAGATATTGTAAAAATGTCAGTGACAGATTATTGTTCTGTTCCTGCTGGACCTTATGGCGTTTGGTGTACAAGTAAAAATGAAGCTGCAGTCTGCTTTCACAATACCATAATTCAGTTTGTCTCCATCGGCAAGCAGATGACAACCACTCGTCAGATAAAACTGAACCATTGTTGCCATGGCATTGCTTATAAGGATGATAAGCTATACATTACTGACAACGGGGGATCGTTATACATACACGATATGACAGGCAACATATTACAGACGGTAACTCAAGACAACGCCGGGCAAAACCTGTTCTCAAACAGTCGAACTGTTGCTTTCAGTGATGTTGATGATAAAGTGTTTGTTGCCAGCTGGGATAAAGGTCTAGTAATTATCAATGGACAAGGAAAACACTGTCAAACCTTCACTGATTCAGAATTAAAAGCAGCGTCTGGAGTTTGTACAGATCATAGAGGAAATGTGCTTATCACCGGATACAGTTCAAATAACGTGATACAGATAGGGAGAGATGGAAAGAAAATGGGTGTGGTCACGAACTCATCACATGGACTGAAGCGTCCATTATCCCTTTGTTTTGACACACAACACAGCAAACTAACTATTACCCTAGAAAACAGTGATGTGGTAAAAATAATTCTACTGCAATGA